A region from the Triticum urartu cultivar G1812 chromosome 1, Tu2.1, whole genome shotgun sequence genome encodes:
- the LOC125543809 gene encoding pectin acetylesterase 5-like has translation MPPSPAASAPASRHLRLWWRRRGRAGAVAATFAAALLAAALLLSLSYFASLPLAPASSSALVGLTLLRRAEEKGALCLDGSAPGYHLQRGSGSGSQSWLIHLEGGGWCRNLKSCASRQKSMLGSSHYMERQVEFAGMLSDDEDQNPDFHNWNKVKIRYCDGASFSGDVKDELQNGTKFFFRGQRIWEAVMDELLMKGLRHAKQAFLTGCSAGGLATYIHCDGFRALLPKDSRVKCLADGGFFLDVEDISKQRTLRAFYSDVVRLQDLKRKFLHCSSSMDPGQCFFPREVVKDIRTPVFILNPAYDAWQVQHVLAPEASDPQHSWQDCRLDISKCSPDQLEILQGFREELHDAMREIKQKKDWGIFIDSCFIHCQTLNSLTWHSPSSPRVNNKTMAEAVGDWFFDRREVKELDCEYPCNPTCHNLVFSKPFKG, from the exons ATGCCGCCGTCCCCCGCCGCGTCCGCCCCGGCGAGCCGCCACCTGCGACTCTGGTGGCGCCGCCGCGGCCGGGCCGGCGCCGTCGCGGCCACCTTCGCCGCGGCACTCCTCGCCGCGGCCCTCCTCCTCTCGCTCTCCTACTTCGCCTCCCTGCCCCTCgcgcccgcctcctcctccgccctcGTCGGCCTCACCCTCCTCCGCCGCGCCGAGGAGAAGGGCGCGC TGTGCTTGGATGGGAGCGCGCCGGGGTACCATCTGCAGCGAGGGTCAGGGAGTGGCTCTCAGAGCTGGCTCATCCACTTGGAG GGTGGAGGCTGGTGCCGAAATTTGAAATCATGCGCTTCACGCCAGAAATCGATGTTGGGTTCTTCCCATTACATGGAACGTCAGGTTGAGTTTGCTGGGATGTTGAGCGATGATGAAGATCAGAATCCAG ATTTTCACAACTGGAATAAAGTGAAGATAAGGTATTGTGATGGGGCATCATTTTCTGGGGACGTTAAAGACGAGTTGCAG AACGGCACAAAATTCTTTTTCAGAGGCCAGCGTATCTGGGAAGCAGTTATGGACGAACTTCTAATGAAGGGGCTCAGACATGCTAAACAG GCTTTTCTAACAGGATGCTCTGCTGGTGGGTTAGCCACTTACATTCACTGTGATGGTTTTCGGGCACTGCTGCCAAAAGATTCTAGGGTTAAGTGTCTTGCGGATGGTGGTTTTTTCCTTGATGT AGAAGACATTTCCAAGCAAAGGACCTTGCGGGCTTTCTACAGTGACGTTGTCCGCCTTCAG GATCTTAAGAGGAAGTTTTTGCACTGCAGTTCAAGCATGGATCCAGGCCAG TGCTTCTTTCCTCGTGAGGTTGTTAAAGACATCAGAACACCAGTATTTATTCTTAATCCAGCATATGATGCCTGGCAG GTACAACATGTGTTGGCACCAGAAGCATCAGATCCCCAACATTCATGGCAAGACTGTAGATTGGATATTAGCAAGTGCAGTCCTGACCAACTTGAAATACTCCAAG GTTTTAGGGAAGAACTGCATGACGCGATGAGAGAAATCAAGCAGAAAAAGGACTGGGGTATTTTCATTGACTCCTGCTTTATACACTGTCAGACGTTGAACTCTTTGACTTGGCACTCTCCATCTTCTCCTAGAGTCAACAACAAG ACCATGGCAGAAGCAGTTGGAGACTGGTTCTTTGACAGGAGAGAGGTGAAGGAACTAGATTGCGAATATCCGTGCAACCCAACGTGCCACAACTTGGTTTTTTCCAAGCCCTTCAAGGGATAA